In Herbaspirillum seropedicae, a single window of DNA contains:
- the gsiB gene encoding glutathione ABC transporter substrate-binding protein GsiB: MSTTATHKGVSAAKWLAVAALGTTLQFAAAHAFAAKTVTLAVYSTFTTLDPYDANDTLSLSMAKSFYQGLFGFDKDMKLIPVLAEGYLVSKDGLEYTIRLKQGVKFQDGTVFKADAVKAVFDRVTNPDNKLKRYNLFNRIAKTEILNDYTVKVVLKEPFSAFINVLAHPSAVMISPTALKQYGNKDIAFHPVGTGPFKFVEWKQTDYVKVAKFDGYWKPGYPKVDEIIWKPVVDNNARSAMMQTGEAQFTYPLPYEQADLLKSKSNLDVVAAPSIIQRYMSMNTKQKPFDNPKVREAINYAINKQALVKVAFNGYAVPMDGVVPQGVDYAYKTGPWPYDVKKAKALLAEAGYPNGFETELWSAYTHSTAVKIVQFLQQQLAQVGIKAKIQALEAGQRVERVESWQDPATAPVRLLYIGWSSSTGEADWALRPLLASESFPPRLYNTAYYKNDKVDADIAKALTLTERKDKEALYKDAQQEIWKDAPWAFLVTEKLLYARNKNLKGVYVMPDQAIEFENIELVK, encoded by the coding sequence ATGTCTACCACAGCAACTCACAAGGGAGTGTCGGCTGCCAAATGGCTGGCTGTCGCCGCCCTGGGTACCACGCTGCAGTTCGCCGCAGCGCATGCCTTCGCGGCCAAGACCGTGACCCTGGCGGTCTATTCGACCTTCACCACGCTGGACCCGTATGACGCCAACGACACGCTCTCGCTGTCCATGGCCAAGTCCTTCTACCAGGGCCTGTTCGGCTTCGACAAGGACATGAAGCTCATCCCGGTGCTGGCCGAAGGCTACCTGGTCAGCAAGGATGGCCTGGAATACACCATCCGACTCAAGCAAGGCGTGAAGTTCCAGGATGGCACCGTCTTCAAGGCCGATGCCGTCAAGGCCGTGTTCGACCGCGTGACCAATCCGGACAACAAGTTGAAGCGCTACAACCTCTTCAACCGCATCGCCAAGACCGAGATCCTGAACGACTACACCGTCAAGGTGGTCCTGAAGGAACCGTTCTCGGCCTTCATCAACGTGCTGGCGCACCCGTCTGCGGTGATGATCTCGCCGACCGCGCTCAAGCAGTACGGCAACAAGGACATCGCCTTCCACCCGGTGGGCACCGGTCCCTTCAAGTTCGTGGAATGGAAGCAGACCGACTACGTCAAGGTGGCCAAGTTCGACGGCTACTGGAAGCCGGGCTATCCCAAGGTCGATGAGATCATCTGGAAGCCGGTGGTGGACAACAACGCCCGCTCGGCCATGATGCAGACCGGCGAGGCGCAGTTCACCTATCCGCTGCCCTATGAGCAGGCCGACCTGTTGAAGAGCAAGTCCAACCTGGATGTGGTGGCCGCGCCCTCGATCATCCAGCGCTACATGTCGATGAACACCAAGCAGAAGCCCTTCGACAACCCCAAGGTGCGCGAAGCCATCAACTACGCCATCAACAAGCAGGCGCTGGTCAAGGTGGCCTTCAATGGCTACGCCGTGCCGATGGACGGTGTGGTGCCGCAGGGCGTGGACTATGCCTACAAGACTGGTCCCTGGCCCTATGACGTGAAGAAGGCCAAGGCGCTGCTGGCCGAGGCGGGCTATCCGAATGGCTTCGAGACCGAACTGTGGTCGGCCTATACCCATAGCACGGCGGTGAAGATCGTCCAGTTCCTGCAGCAGCAGCTGGCGCAGGTGGGCATCAAGGCCAAGATCCAGGCCCTGGAAGCCGGCCAGCGCGTGGAACGCGTCGAAAGCTGGCAAGACCCGGCCACCGCACCGGTGCGCCTGCTCTACATCGGCTGGTCGTCCTCCACCGGTGAAGCCGACTGGGCGTTGCGTCCGCTGCTGGCCTCGGAATCCTTCCCGCCGCGTCTGTACAACACCGCCTACTACAAGAATGACAAGGTCGATGCCGACATCGCCAAGGCGCTGACCCTGACCGAGCGCAAGGACAAGGAAGCCCTGTACAAGGACGCCCAGCAGGAAATCTGGAAGGACGCACCCTGGGCCTTCCTGGTCACCGAAAAACTGCTCTATGCGCGCAACAAGAACCTCAAGGGCGTCTATGTGATGCCTGACCAGGCCATCGAGTTCGAGAACATCGAGCTGGTCAAGTAA
- the gsiC gene encoding glutathione ABC transporter permease GsiC, with amino-acid sequence MFSFVIKRLLGLIPTLLLVAVLVFLFVHLLPGDPARLAAGPEADDKTVALVRADLGLDKPLPEQFVNFFLNAARGDFGHSIRTKRPVSEEISARFWPTLWLTVVAMVWAVLFGLIIGISSAVWRNQWPDRLGMTLAVSGISFPAFSLGILLVQVFSVKLGWLPTVGDDTWLHYILPSITLGAAVAAVMARFTRSSFIEILQEDFVRTARAKGLTETVVVIKHCLRNALIPVVTMMGLQFGFLLGGSILVEVVFNWPGMGRLLVDAVEMRDYPVIQAEILLFSLEFIFINLVVDVLYAVINPSIRFK; translated from the coding sequence ATGTTTTCCTTTGTCATCAAACGCCTGTTAGGCCTCATTCCCACGCTACTGCTGGTAGCGGTGCTGGTGTTCCTGTTCGTGCACCTGCTGCCGGGCGATCCGGCGCGGCTGGCCGCCGGTCCCGAGGCCGACGACAAGACCGTCGCGCTGGTGCGCGCCGACCTCGGCCTGGACAAGCCCTTGCCGGAGCAGTTCGTCAATTTCTTCCTCAATGCCGCGCGCGGCGACTTCGGCCATTCCATCCGCACCAAGCGTCCGGTATCCGAAGAGATCAGCGCGCGCTTCTGGCCCACGCTGTGGTTGACCGTGGTGGCCATGGTCTGGGCCGTGCTGTTTGGCCTCATCATCGGTATTTCCTCGGCGGTGTGGCGCAACCAGTGGCCGGACCGGCTGGGCATGACCCTGGCGGTGTCGGGCATTTCCTTCCCGGCCTTTTCGCTGGGCATCCTGCTGGTGCAGGTGTTCTCGGTCAAGCTGGGCTGGCTGCCTACGGTCGGCGACGATACCTGGCTTCACTACATCCTGCCCTCCATCACGCTGGGTGCGGCGGTGGCGGCGGTGATGGCGCGCTTTACCCGTTCTTCCTTCATCGAGATCCTGCAAGAGGACTTCGTGCGCACCGCGCGCGCCAAGGGCCTGACCGAGACCGTGGTGGTCATCAAGCATTGCCTGCGCAATGCCTTGATTCCGGTGGTGACGATGATGGGCTTGCAGTTCGGCTTCCTGCTGGGCGGCTCCATCCTGGTCGAGGTGGTGTTCAACTGGCCGGGCATGGGCCGCCTGCTGGTGGACGCCGTCGAGATGCGTGACTACCCCGTCATCCAGGCCGAGATCCTGCTGTTCTCGCTGGAATTCATTTTCATCAACCTGGTGGTGGACGTGCTCTATGCCGTGATCAACCCCAGCATCCGCTTCAAGTGA
- the gsiD gene encoding glutathione ABC transporter permease GsiD, whose protein sequence is MSLSNAPISDTGAPLPPPGPAVAASGQKIRTPWREFWRKFKKQHLAVYAGVFILFLVAVAILAPWIVPFDPENFFDYDALNSPPTWVHWFGVDSLGRDIFSRIVMGTRISLAAGFFSVAIGAVIGTVFGLLAGYYEGWWDRITMRICDVLFAFPGILLAIGIVAILGGGMINVIISVSVFSIPAFARLVRGNTLQLKNLTYIEATRSIGASDMTIMWKHIFPGTISAIVVYFTMRIGTSIITAAGLSFLGLGAQSPTPEWGLMLNEARADMVTSPHVALVPSIAIFLTVLAFNLLGDGLRDALDPKIDQR, encoded by the coding sequence ATGTCGCTCTCCAACGCACCCATCTCCGATACCGGCGCCCCCTTGCCGCCGCCCGGTCCTGCTGTGGCCGCCAGCGGCCAGAAGATCCGCACGCCCTGGCGCGAATTCTGGCGCAAGTTCAAGAAGCAGCACCTGGCCGTGTATGCGGGGGTGTTCATCCTGTTCCTGGTCGCCGTGGCCATCCTGGCGCCCTGGATCGTTCCCTTCGATCCGGAAAACTTCTTCGACTACGACGCCCTCAATTCGCCGCCCACCTGGGTGCATTGGTTTGGCGTGGATTCGCTGGGGCGCGACATCTTCAGCCGCATCGTCATGGGGACCCGCATCTCGCTGGCGGCGGGCTTCTTCTCGGTGGCCATCGGCGCGGTGATCGGCACCGTCTTCGGTTTGCTCGCCGGTTACTACGAAGGCTGGTGGGACCGCATCACCATGCGCATCTGCGATGTGCTGTTCGCCTTCCCCGGCATCCTGCTGGCCATCGGCATCGTCGCCATCCTGGGCGGCGGCATGATCAACGTCATCATCTCGGTGTCAGTCTTCAGTATCCCGGCCTTTGCCCGCCTGGTGCGCGGCAATACGCTGCAGTTGAAGAACCTGACCTATATCGAAGCCACCCGCAGCATCGGCGCCTCCGACATGACCATCATGTGGAAGCACATCTTCCCCGGCACCATCTCGGCCATCGTGGTGTATTTCACCATGCGCATCGGCACCTCCATCATCACGGCCGCGGGCCTGTCCTTCCTCGGCCTGGGCGCGCAATCGCCAACGCCGGAGTGGGGCCTGATGTTGAACGAAGCCCGCGCCGACATGGTCACTTCGCCGCACGTCGCGCTGGTGCCCAGCATCGCCATCTTCCTCACCGTGCTGGCCTTCAACCTGCTGGGCGATGGCTTGCGCGATGCGCTCGATCCCAAGATCGATCAGCGTTGA